One genomic window of Tetrapisispora phaffii CBS 4417 chromosome 13, complete genome includes the following:
- the POP2 gene encoding CCR4-NOT core DEDD family RNase subunit POP2 (similar to Saccharomyces cerevisiae POP2 (YNR052C); ancestral locus Anc_6.379), with amino-acid sequence MQSINPQLPLFPGGNEQMFNQQQQQQAPNNQMFSPQINQARLINQQQPNQVLPAGMNLMNMNPGANNNNINPNKNNNQNMLNSLVMKQKLQVLQQQQQQQSQNIQAQAQAQALSQAQAQQPLNINNNNQNMPPGMNVLQRSIPSMIMNGQQQQQQQPAELLHMNVGTPSNAHVNINNANLNLNRADISNANSVPSNINNYRNNLLPPPNHLFIRDVWNGNLHSEFSNLRNLIQHYNRVSISTEFAGTLARPIGNFRSKTDYHYQTMRSNVDFLNPIQIGISICDANGKKPDNGPSSWQFNFKFSIEDEIVSADSLDLLKKSGINFENHKNNGIEVFEFAQLLMDSGLVLEKNVTWIAFHAAYDFGFLIHLLMNDMMPNNTKDFEWKVNKYLPNFYDLNLIYKIIDDFKEQLKLSQQPQQQQQQPQQQNQLSLTSLAEELGIPRFPIFTTTGGNSLLTSLVFSQLSNMSMKKLPNGLEFSHYKNLIFGILNDS; translated from the coding sequence ATGCAATCGATAAATCCTCAGCTTCCTTTATTTCCTGGCGGCAATGAACAAATGTTTAAccagcaacaacaacagcagGCTCCAAATAATCAAATGTTCTCACCTCAGATCAATCAAGCCAGATTGATTAATCAACAGCAACCAAATCAAGTGTTGCCCGCAGGtatgaatttgatgaacATGAACCCTGGggcaaataataataatattaaccCAAATAAGAACAATAACCAAAACATGTTAAACAGTTTGGTAATGAAGCAGAAATTACAAGTTTtgcagcagcagcagcagcagcaatCACAAAATATACAAGCACAGGCACAAGCACAGGCTTTATCTCAAGCACAAGCACAACaacctttaaatattaacaataataaccAAAATATGCCGCCAGGTATGAATGTTTTACAGAGAAGTATTCCATCGATGATAATGAATGGccaacaacaacaacagcagcaGCCTGCTGAATTATTACATATGAATGTTGGAACTCCTAGCAATGCCCAtgttaatatcaataatgccaatttaaatttaaatagaGCAGACATTTCAAATGCCAACAGCGTTCCTTCAAACATTAACAATTATAGAAATAATCTTCTACCTCCGCCAAATCACTTATTTATTCGTGATGTGTGGAATGGTAATTTGCATTCCGAATTCTCGAATTTGAGAAATTTAATTCAACATTACAACCGAGTTTCGATCAGTACAGAATTTGCTGGTACGTTAGCTAGACCAATTGGTAATTTCAGATCTAAAACTGATTACCATTATCAAACTATGAGATCGAATGTTGATTTCTTAAATCCGATTCAAATTGGTATTTCTATATGTGATGCCAATGGTAAGAAACCAGATAACGGTCCTTCAAGTTGGCAGTTTAATTTTAAGTTTAGCATAGAGGATGAAATTGTCAGCGCAGATTCTCTTgatttattgaagaaatcTGGAATAAACTTTGAGAACCATAAAAACAATGGTATCgaagtttttgaatttgcaCAGTTATTAATGGATTCTGGATTAGTCTTGGAAAAGAACGTCACATGGATTGCATTCCATGCAGCTTATGATTTTGGATTTTTGATccatttattaatgaatgaCATGATGCCAAATAATACCAAAGATTTCGAATGGAAGgttaataaatatcttcCGAATTTTTACGATCTAAATCTGATatacaaaattattgatgaTTTCAAAGAGCAATTAAAACTATCACAACAGCcacaacaacagcaacagcagcCACAACAACAAAACCAACTCTCCTTGACATCCTTAGCAGAGGAATTGGGTATTCCACGTTTCCCTATTTTCACCACAACAGGTGGCAACAGTTTATTGACATCATTAGTGTTTTCACAATTAAGTAATATGTCCATGAAGAAATTACCAAACGGATTAGAGTTTTCACATTATAAGAACCTAATATTTGGAATCTTGAACGATTCTTAA